One bacterium DNA segment encodes these proteins:
- a CDS encoding argininosuccinate synthase, producing MDLTPDKIVLAYSGGLDTSIMLKWLIDRYQVPVIAFCADLGQGEELEPARRKAEAGGAAKIYIDDLREEFVRDFVFPMLRAAAVYEHVYLLGTSIARPLIAKRQVEIARAEGADAIAHGATGKGNDQVRFELTAYALEPNIKIIAPWRFWDLTSRSKLIAYAEQHGIPVPVTREKPYSTDRNLLHISYEGGILEDPWREPYDDMYTLSVAPEKAPDEAEYVDIDFEAGNPVRINGEALSPAALLARANAIGGRNGVGRVDLVENRYVGMKSRGVYETPGGTILHVAHRAVESITLDREVMHLRDQLIPRYAEMVYYGYWYAPERTMLQAAIDESQRAVTGTARLKLYKGNAIVAGRKSERSLYNPEVATFEDDQVYRQADAEGFIRLNALRLRIRAMVEKAS from the coding sequence ATGGACCTCACACCCGACAAGATCGTTCTCGCCTACTCCGGCGGCCTCGACACCTCGATCATGCTCAAGTGGCTGATCGACCGCTATCAGGTTCCGGTGATCGCCTTCTGCGCCGACCTCGGGCAGGGCGAGGAGCTGGAACCGGCGCGCCGCAAGGCGGAGGCCGGCGGCGCGGCGAAGATCTACATCGACGATCTGCGCGAGGAGTTCGTCCGCGACTTCGTCTTCCCGATGCTGCGCGCCGCCGCGGTGTACGAGCACGTCTACCTGCTCGGCACCTCGATCGCGCGGCCGCTGATCGCCAAGCGCCAGGTGGAGATCGCGCGCGCCGAGGGCGCCGATGCCATCGCCCACGGCGCCACCGGCAAGGGCAACGACCAGGTCCGCTTCGAGCTCACCGCCTACGCGCTCGAGCCGAACATCAAGATCATCGCGCCCTGGCGCTTCTGGGACCTCACCTCGCGCAGCAAGCTCATCGCCTACGCCGAGCAGCACGGCATCCCGGTGCCGGTGACGCGCGAGAAGCCGTACAGCACCGACCGCAACCTGCTGCACATCAGTTACGAGGGCGGCATCCTCGAGGACCCGTGGCGCGAGCCGTACGACGACATGTACACGCTCTCGGTGGCGCCGGAGAAGGCGCCCGACGAGGCCGAGTACGTCGACATCGATTTCGAGGCCGGCAACCCGGTGCGCATCAACGGCGAGGCGCTCTCCCCCGCCGCGCTGCTCGCCCGGGCGAACGCGATCGGCGGACGCAACGGCGTCGGCCGCGTCGACCTGGTCGAGAACCGCTACGTCGGCATGAAGTCGCGCGGCGTCTACGAGACGCCGGGCGGGACGATCCTGCACGTCGCCCATCGCGCCGTCGAGTCGATCACCCTGGACCGCGAGGTCATGCACCTGCGCGACCAGCTCATCCCGCGCTACGCCGAGATGGTCTACTACGGGTACTGGTACGCGCCCGAGCGCACCATGCTGCAGGCGGCGATCGACGAATCGCAGCGCGCCGTCACCGGCACCGCCCGTCTGAAGCTGTACAAGGGCAACGCGATCGTCGCCGGCCGCAAGTCCGAGCGCTCGCTGTACAATCCCGAGGTCGCCACCTTCGAGGACGACCAGGTGTACCGCCAGGCCGACGCCGAGGGATTCATCCGCCTGAACGCGCTGCGCCTGCGCATCCGGGCGATGGTGGAGAAGGCTTCGTAG
- the argF gene encoding ornithine carbamoyltransferase, which produces MKRDFLTLDAFSRGELDEILHLSATIKRDLKAGKRQPLLAGKTLAMIFEKPSLRTRVTFEVGMTQLGGYAVYLTTTDFRLGERESVGDIARNLERWVDVIMARTFSHATIAELAATARVPVINGLSDLRHPCQVLSDCFTLIEHRGRLDGLRIAWVGDGNNVANSWIAAAMRFGFTFAVACPPGYEPDAHLVEAARHAGAAVIVTHEVAEAAAGADVLYTDTWTSMGQEAEAAARRTIFAPYQINDGVLRQAKPDALVMHCLPAHRGEEITDAVIDGPHSIVFDQAENRLHVQKGVLVWLHNQTSRH; this is translated from the coding sequence ATGAAGCGCGACTTCCTCACCCTCGACGCCTTCAGCCGCGGCGAGCTGGACGAGATCCTGCACCTCTCGGCGACCATCAAGCGCGACCTCAAGGCCGGCAAGCGGCAGCCGCTGCTCGCCGGCAAGACCCTGGCGATGATCTTCGAGAAGCCGAGCCTGCGCACCCGCGTCACCTTCGAGGTCGGCATGACGCAGCTCGGCGGCTACGCCGTCTACCTGACGACCACGGACTTCCGCCTCGGCGAGCGCGAGTCGGTGGGCGACATCGCGCGCAACCTCGAGCGCTGGGTGGACGTGATCATGGCGCGCACCTTCTCGCACGCGACCATCGCGGAGCTCGCGGCGACGGCGCGCGTGCCGGTGATCAACGGCCTGTCCGACCTCCGCCATCCGTGCCAGGTGCTGAGCGACTGCTTCACCCTGATCGAGCACCGCGGCCGCCTCGACGGCCTGCGCATCGCCTGGGTCGGTGACGGCAACAACGTCGCCAACTCGTGGATCGCCGCCGCCATGCGCTTCGGCTTCACCTTCGCCGTCGCCTGCCCGCCGGGCTACGAACCCGACGCGCATCTGGTCGAGGCCGCCCGGCACGCCGGCGCCGCCGTGATCGTCACCCACGAGGTCGCCGAGGCGGCGGCCGGCGCCGACGTGCTCTATACCGACACCTGGACGAGCATGGGCCAGGAAGCCGAGGCCGCCGCCCGCCGCACGATCTTCGCGCCCTACCAGATCAATGACGGCGTGCTCCGCCAGGCGAAGCCGGACGCCCTGGTCATGCACTGCCTGCCCGCGCACCGCGGCGAGGAGATCACCGACGCGGTGATCGACGGCCCCCATTCCATCGTCTTCGACCAGGCCGAGAACCGCCTGCACGTCCAGAAGGGCGTGCTGGTGTGGCTGCACAACCAGACGAGCCGACACTGA
- a CDS encoding aspartate aminotransferase family protein translates to MTSAEIIALADRYLFPTYARAPLALVRGEGTRVWDADGREYLDFFSSTVVTNLGHQHPAVVRAIEQQAHQILHVSNLHYCEPQARLAERLVRRSFADRVFLCNSGAEANEAAIKLARKVGHARGDGRYEIITLLNSFHGRTLATIAATGQEKVRVGFEPVQQGFRYAAYDDPAALEAAISPRTIAIMVEPVQGEGGIVAPPPEYFQALRALCDRHGLLLIFDEIQTGMGRCGTFFAYEQLGVTPDIMTLAKGLGAGVPIGAMLAAAPIADILDKGSHGSTFGGNALTCAVALAVCDVLESEGALGNCQAMGERLRAGLAALAGRHPTIRAVRGRGLLLGAELDQPGGPVVARCLARGLIINCTANTVLRITPPLTVSAAEVDAALAILDGALAA, encoded by the coding sequence ATGACCAGCGCCGAGATCATCGCCCTCGCCGACCGCTATCTCTTCCCCACCTACGCCCGCGCGCCGCTGGCCCTGGTGCGCGGCGAGGGCACGCGGGTCTGGGACGCCGACGGCCGCGAGTACCTCGACTTCTTCTCCAGCACGGTGGTCACCAATCTCGGCCATCAGCACCCCGCCGTGGTGCGCGCCATCGAACAGCAGGCGCACCAGATCCTGCACGTCTCGAATCTGCACTACTGCGAACCGCAGGCCCGGCTCGCCGAGCGGCTGGTGCGGCGCTCGTTCGCCGACCGGGTCTTCCTCTGCAACAGCGGCGCCGAGGCCAACGAGGCGGCGATCAAGTTGGCCCGCAAGGTCGGACACGCGCGGGGCGACGGCCGCTACGAGATCATCACCCTCCTCAACTCGTTCCACGGCCGCACCCTGGCGACCATCGCCGCCACCGGCCAGGAGAAGGTGCGGGTCGGCTTCGAGCCGGTGCAGCAGGGCTTCCGCTACGCGGCCTACGACGACCCGGCGGCGCTCGAGGCGGCGATCTCGCCGCGCACCATCGCCATCATGGTCGAGCCCGTGCAGGGCGAGGGCGGCATCGTCGCGCCGCCGCCGGAGTACTTCCAGGCGCTGCGCGCCCTCTGCGACCGCCACGGGCTGCTGCTCATCTTCGACGAGATCCAGACCGGCATGGGCCGCTGCGGCACGTTCTTCGCCTACGAGCAGCTCGGCGTCACGCCCGACATCATGACCCTCGCCAAGGGCCTGGGCGCCGGCGTGCCGATCGGCGCCATGCTGGCGGCGGCACCGATCGCCGACATCCTCGACAAGGGCTCGCACGGTTCGACCTTCGGCGGCAACGCCCTCACCTGCGCCGTCGCCCTGGCGGTGTGCGACGTGCTGGAGAGCGAGGGCGCGCTGGGCAACTGCCAGGCGATGGGCGAGCGCCTGCGCGCCGGCCTGGCGGCGTTGGCAGGCAGGCACCCGACCATTCGCGCCGTGCGCGGCCGCGGCCTGCTGCTGGGCGCCGAGCTCGACCAGCCGGGGGGTCCGGTGGTCGCGCGCTGCCTGGCGCGGGGCCTGATCATCAACTGCACCGCCAACACCGTGCTGCGCATCACCCCGCCGCTCACGGTGTCCGCCGCCGAGGTGGATGCGGCGCTGGCGATCCTCGACGGGGCCCTGGCGGCATGA
- the argB gene encoding acetylglutamate kinase, with product MAAPSTRVTDLVAKAEVLLDALPYIRRFANKTIVVKYGGHAMVDEALKDSFAQDIVLLKFVGLHPVVVHGGGPQIGAMLTQLGIESRFVRGMRVTDRPTMDVVEMVLVGKTNKEIVSLINRHGGQAVGLSGKDGELIRARKMTMPDAAGDIGLVGEVAGVNPGVIETLERGDMIPVIAPVAAGDDGETFNINADLVAGKIAEALRAEKLILLTDVDGIHGADGAVIPTLDDEHAHRLIADGTIGEGMIPKVECCLEALKNGVKQTHIVDGRVRHAVLLEIFTREGVGTEVVRGARAGRTREPRRVGERRR from the coding sequence ATGGCGGCGCCGTCGACGCGCGTCACCGATCTGGTCGCCAAGGCCGAGGTCCTGCTCGACGCCCTGCCCTACATCCGCCGCTTCGCCAACAAGACCATCGTGGTGAAGTATGGCGGGCACGCCATGGTCGACGAGGCGCTGAAGGACAGCTTCGCGCAGGACATCGTCCTGCTGAAGTTCGTCGGTCTGCACCCGGTCGTGGTGCACGGGGGCGGGCCGCAGATCGGCGCCATGCTCACGCAGCTCGGCATCGAGTCGCGCTTCGTGCGCGGCATGCGGGTCACCGACCGGCCGACCATGGACGTCGTCGAGATGGTGCTGGTGGGCAAGACCAACAAGGAGATCGTCTCCCTCATCAACCGCCACGGCGGACAGGCGGTCGGTCTCTCCGGCAAGGACGGCGAGCTGATCCGGGCCCGCAAGATGACCATGCCGGACGCCGCGGGGGACATCGGCCTGGTCGGCGAGGTGGCGGGCGTCAATCCCGGGGTGATCGAGACCCTGGAGCGCGGCGACATGATCCCGGTCATCGCGCCGGTCGCCGCCGGCGACGACGGCGAGACGTTCAACATCAATGCCGACCTGGTCGCCGGCAAGATCGCCGAGGCGCTGCGGGCGGAGAAGCTCATCCTGCTCACCGACGTGGACGGCATCCACGGCGCCGACGGCGCGGTCATCCCCACCCTCGACGACGAGCACGCGCACCGCCTGATCGCCGACGGCACCATCGGCGAAGGCATGATCCCCAAGGTCGAGTGCTGCCTGGAGGCGCTCAAGAACGGCGTCAAGCAGACCCACATCGTCGACGGCCGCGTCCGCCACGCCGTGCTGCTCGAGATCTTCACCCGCGAGGGCGTCGGCACCGAGGTCGTGCGCGGCGCGCGCGCCGGCCGGACCCGCGAGCCGCGGCGGGTCGGAGAGCGGCGGCGATGA
- the hslU gene encoding ATP-dependent protease ATPase subunit HslU, with protein sequence MSQMTPREIVSELDRFIVGQRNAKRAVAIALRNRWRRQQVPDELRDEIAPKNIIMIGPTGVGKTEISRRLAKLAQAPFTKVEASKFTEVGYVGRDVESIIRDLVELAIGMVREEEKDKVQVRARERAEERVLDLLLPSHGSERRREPAGPTPASADASATRDKLRRMLREGALDAREVEIEVSKPATPLVEVMTPQGLEEMAFQLKDAFANLFPGKTTSQRATVREALEHYSQEEAGKLLDMDQVTREAIRRVEQSGIVFIDEIDKIAGRQGLAGGPDVSREGVQRDLLPIVEGSTVNTKHGMVRTDHILFIASGAFHISKPSDLLPEFQGRFPIRVELDALTRDDFIRILAEPANALLKQYVALMATEGVRLRFTDDAIAAIADVAALVNERTENIGARRLHTVLERLLDQISFDAPEMAACDVVIDAQEVRAKLDAVVKDDDLSRYIL encoded by the coding sequence ATGAGCCAGATGACGCCACGCGAGATCGTCTCCGAGCTCGACCGCTTCATCGTCGGCCAGCGCAATGCCAAGCGCGCCGTCGCCATCGCGCTGCGCAACCGCTGGCGCCGGCAGCAGGTGCCGGACGAGCTGCGCGACGAGATCGCGCCCAAGAACATCATCATGATCGGCCCCACCGGGGTGGGGAAGACCGAGATCTCGCGCCGCCTCGCCAAGCTGGCGCAGGCGCCGTTCACCAAGGTCGAGGCCTCGAAGTTCACCGAGGTCGGCTACGTCGGCCGCGACGTCGAGTCGATCATCCGCGACCTCGTCGAGCTCGCCATCGGCATGGTGCGCGAGGAGGAGAAGGACAAGGTCCAGGTGCGGGCCCGCGAGCGCGCCGAGGAACGCGTCCTCGATCTCCTCCTGCCCTCGCACGGCAGCGAGCGCCGGCGCGAGCCGGCGGGCCCGACGCCCGCGTCGGCCGACGCCTCGGCGACCCGCGACAAACTGCGGCGCATGCTGCGCGAGGGCGCGCTCGACGCGCGCGAGGTCGAGATCGAGGTCAGCAAACCGGCGACGCCGCTGGTCGAGGTGATGACGCCGCAGGGGCTCGAGGAGATGGCGTTCCAGCTCAAGGACGCCTTCGCCAACCTCTTCCCGGGCAAGACCACGAGCCAGCGCGCCACGGTGCGCGAGGCGCTCGAGCACTACAGCCAGGAGGAGGCCGGCAAGCTGCTCGACATGGACCAGGTGACGCGCGAGGCGATCCGCCGGGTCGAGCAGTCGGGCATCGTGTTCATCGACGAGATCGACAAGATCGCCGGCCGCCAGGGCCTCGCCGGCGGCCCCGACGTCTCGCGCGAGGGCGTGCAGCGCGACCTCCTGCCGATCGTCGAGGGCAGCACGGTGAACACCAAGCACGGCATGGTGCGCACCGATCACATCCTCTTCATCGCCTCCGGCGCCTTCCACATCAGCAAACCGTCGGACCTCCTGCCGGAGTTCCAGGGCCGCTTCCCGATCCGGGTCGAGCTCGATGCCCTCACCCGCGACGACTTCATCCGCATCCTCGCCGAGCCGGCGAACGCCCTGCTGAAACAGTACGTCGCCCTGATGGCCACCGAAGGCGTGCGCCTGCGCTTCACCGACGACGCCATCGCCGCCATCGCCGACGTCGCGGCGCTAGTGAACGAGCGCACCGAGAACATCGGCGCCCGCCGTCTTCACACGGTCTTGGAACGCCTGCTTGACCAGATATCGTTCGACGCGCCAGAAATGGCGGCTTGCGATGTGGTCATCGACGCGCAGGAGGTTCGCGCCAAGCTCGACGCGGTGGTGAAGGATGACGATCTCTCTCGCTACATTCTCTGA
- the hslV gene encoding ATP-dependent protease subunit HslV, with amino-acid sequence MTIRSTTILALRHGGAVVMAGDGQVTLGSTVMKHGARKVRRLHGGRVLAGFAGASADAFTLFDKFEAKLEQHQGNLTRAAVELAKDWRTDRVLRRLEALLLAASRETILVISGSGDIIEPDEPVTAIGSGGGYALAAARALMAHSPLPATGIADAAMRIAADICIYTNREIVVEELGAA; translated from the coding sequence ATGACCATCCGCAGCACCACGATTCTCGCGCTGCGCCACGGCGGCGCCGTCGTCATGGCCGGCGATGGGCAGGTGACGCTCGGCAGCACGGTGATGAAGCACGGCGCGCGCAAGGTGCGTCGCCTGCACGGCGGACGCGTTCTGGCCGGATTCGCCGGGGCGAGCGCCGACGCCTTCACCCTGTTCGACAAGTTCGAGGCCAAGCTCGAGCAGCACCAGGGCAACCTGACCCGGGCGGCCGTCGAGCTGGCGAAGGACTGGCGCACCGATCGCGTCCTCCGCCGACTGGAGGCGCTGCTGCTCGCCGCCAGTCGCGAGACGATCCTGGTGATCTCCGGCAGCGGCGACATCATCGAGCCCGACGAGCCGGTGACCGCCATCGGCTCCGGCGGCGGCTACGCCCTGGCGGCGGCACGGGCGCTGATGGCCCACAGTCCCCTGCCGGCGACGGGCATCGCCGACGCGGCGATGCGCATCGCCGCCGACATCTGCATCTACACGAACCGCGAAATCGTCGTCGAGGAGCTGGGCGCCGCATGA
- a CDS encoding tyrosine recombinase XerC produces MTSLQAAIDDFLRALTVEENVSANTIRAYAADLQRLAESLAARHGAPVESLPCDALDRDAVRAFMVERLKATKRSSAARALSAVKRFARHLLRAGELTIDPCVGIQAPRQDKPLPAHLSVDDMFRLLAAPLPDSPTGLRDRALLEVAYSCGLRVGELVALDWSDVDERLSLVRVVGKGRKERLVPIGDAALAALRAYRDAIPRLCPRGVKAPQAVFLNQRGGRLTARSVGRFVDVYTLLGGIAGKISPHALRHSFATHLLGAGADLRAIQEMLGHASLSTTQKYTHVNLDQLMAAYDKAHPRA; encoded by the coding sequence ATGACGAGCCTCCAGGCGGCCATCGACGACTTCCTCCGCGCCCTCACGGTCGAGGAGAACGTGTCGGCCAATACGATCCGCGCCTATGCCGCGGACCTGCAGCGGCTCGCCGAGTCGCTGGCCGCGCGCCACGGCGCGCCGGTCGAGTCGCTGCCCTGCGACGCGCTCGATCGGGACGCCGTCCGCGCCTTCATGGTCGAGCGCCTGAAGGCCACCAAGCGCAGCTCGGCGGCGCGCGCCCTGTCGGCGGTCAAGCGCTTCGCCCGCCACCTGCTGCGCGCCGGGGAGCTGACCATCGATCCCTGCGTCGGCATCCAGGCGCCGCGGCAGGACAAGCCCCTGCCGGCGCACCTGTCGGTGGACGACATGTTCCGGCTCCTCGCCGCGCCCCTGCCCGACAGCCCGACTGGCCTGCGCGATCGCGCCCTGCTCGAGGTCGCCTACTCCTGCGGTCTGCGGGTCGGCGAGTTGGTCGCCCTCGACTGGAGCGACGTCGACGAGCGGCTGTCGCTGGTGCGGGTCGTCGGCAAGGGCCGCAAGGAGCGCCTCGTGCCGATCGGCGACGCGGCGCTCGCCGCCCTGCGCGCGTACCGCGACGCGATCCCCCGCCTCTGCCCGCGCGGGGTGAAGGCGCCGCAGGCGGTGTTCCTCAACCAGCGCGGCGGCCGGCTCACCGCCCGCTCGGTCGGCCGCTTCGTCGACGTCTACACCCTCCTCGGCGGCATCGCCGGCAAGATCAGCCCCCACGCCCTGCGCCACAGCTTCGCCACCCACCTGCTCGGCGCCGGCGCCGATCTGCGCGCCATCCAGGAGATGCTCGGCCATGCCAGCCTGTCGACGACGCAGAAGTACACGCACGTCAACCTCGATCAATTGATGGCGGCGTACGACAAGGCCCATCCGCGCGCGTGA
- a CDS encoding OB-fold domain-containing protein has protein sequence MQRIPIHDGLFTDAGALLGARCPDCERWHFPADADCPYCSGERCQTAALSDRGTLCLFTGVNNRPPGYLGEVPFGFGVVELPEGLRLIARLTEADPTKLRAGMAMRLVIVPLHVDDEGREVVSYAFAPDEVA, from the coding sequence ATGCAGCGCATCCCGATTCATGACGGCCTGTTCACCGACGCCGGGGCGCTGCTCGGCGCCCGCTGCCCGGACTGCGAGCGGTGGCACTTTCCGGCCGACGCCGACTGTCCGTACTGCTCCGGCGAGCGCTGCCAGACCGCGGCGCTGAGCGATCGCGGCACCCTGTGCCTCTTCACCGGGGTCAACAACCGGCCGCCGGGCTACCTCGGCGAGGTGCCGTTCGGCTTCGGCGTCGTCGAGCTGCCGGAGGGGCTGCGCCTCATCGCCCGGCTCACCGAAGCGGATCCGACGAAGCTGCGCGCCGGCATGGCGATGCGGCTCGTCATCGTGCCGTTGCACGTCGACGACGAGGGCCGCGAGGTCGTGAGCTACGCGTTCGCCCCGGACGAGGTGGCGTGA
- a CDS encoding thiolase family protein, protein MSAGVAIAGVGIHPFGRFGDKTVTAMGVEAVKAALRDAGIGRGGFQAAFCGTVYSGVAAGHKVLTALGLSGVPIVNVEAGCASGGAALGLGVEAIRSGRCDAVLVFGIEKMPKGIIRSSFFEPWREQAGLAVTPAYFALRAQRLMRDSDVTREHLAYVSVKNHANGVHNPYAMFRKPFSLEQVLASAVVCEPLTVYMLCSPNEGAAAVVLRRAAGGGVRIRAAALRSHLPGSVLGEHTPMCGLPDDGVPPPSELAARAAYEEAGIGPEDIDVAEVQDTDSARELISCEELGLCPKGGAGRMIAERRSDLGGPLPVNPSGGLLSKGEPLGASALGQVIELYWQLRGEAGARQVADARVALGHTVGRGANASVVILSR, encoded by the coding sequence ATGAGCGCGGGGGTCGCGATCGCCGGCGTCGGCATCCATCCCTTCGGTCGCTTCGGCGACAAGACGGTCACCGCCATGGGGGTGGAGGCGGTGAAGGCGGCGTTGCGCGACGCCGGGATCGGGCGCGGCGGCTTCCAGGCGGCGTTCTGCGGCACCGTCTACAGCGGGGTCGCCGCCGGCCACAAGGTCCTGACCGCGCTCGGCCTGAGCGGCGTGCCGATCGTCAACGTCGAGGCCGGCTGCGCCAGCGGCGGCGCGGCGTTGGGCCTGGGCGTCGAGGCGATCCGTTCGGGTCGGTGCGACGCCGTGCTGGTGTTCGGCATCGAGAAGATGCCGAAGGGCATCATCCGCTCGTCCTTCTTCGAGCCGTGGCGCGAGCAGGCCGGGCTGGCGGTGACGCCGGCGTACTTCGCGCTGCGCGCCCAGCGCCTGATGCGCGACTCCGACGTCACCCGCGAGCACCTCGCCTACGTGTCGGTGAAGAACCACGCCAATGGCGTCCACAATCCGTACGCGATGTTCCGCAAGCCGTTCTCGCTCGAACAGGTGCTGGCCTCGGCGGTGGTCTGCGAGCCGCTCACCGTCTACATGCTCTGCTCGCCGAACGAGGGCGCGGCGGCGGTGGTGCTGCGCCGGGCGGCCGGCGGCGGCGTGCGCATCCGCGCCGCGGCGCTGCGTTCGCACCTGCCGGGCAGCGTCCTCGGCGAGCACACGCCGATGTGCGGTCTGCCCGACGACGGCGTGCCGCCGCCGAGCGAGCTGGCGGCGCGCGCCGCCTACGAGGAGGCCGGTATCGGGCCCGAGGACATCGACGTCGCCGAGGTCCAGGACACCGACTCGGCGCGCGAGCTGATCTCCTGCGAAGAGCTGGGGCTGTGCCCGAAGGGCGGGGCCGGTCGGATGATCGCGGAGCGCCGCAGCGACCTCGGCGGTCCGCTTCCCGTGAACCCGAGCGGCGGCCTGTTGTCGAAGGGGGAGCCGCTGGGCGCCTCGGCCCTCGGCCAGGTGATCGAGCTCTACTGGCAGCTCCGCGGCGAGGCCGGCGCGCGCCAGGTCGCGGACGCCAGGGTGGCCCTCGGCCACACCGTGGGCCGCGGCGCCAACGCGTCGGTGGTCATCCTCAGCCGCTGA
- a CDS encoding enoyl-CoA hydratase/isomerase family protein — translation MTYEHIELTRDGHVATLKLNRPEARNAMSVAMGDEVARAVEAIRADADVRVLVVTGEGRAFSGGGDLGMLAADAGIGEPHAGMGGPPREFYNRYLSVASLPIPTLAAINGHAIGAGFCFALACDLRIASSNAKMGMTFTRLGIHPGMGATYFLPRLLGAARACDLLFTGRIIDAEEAEQLGIVNRVVSHEAFPAAVEAYASELASAAPVAVRLVKRAIYRGLEHDLASAVDLESLQQRATFQTEDAREGIRAVMEKRSPVFTGK, via the coding sequence ATGACGTACGAGCACATCGAGCTGACGCGCGACGGTCACGTCGCCACGTTGAAGTTGAACCGTCCGGAGGCGCGCAACGCGATGTCGGTCGCGATGGGCGACGAGGTGGCGCGCGCCGTCGAGGCGATCCGCGCCGACGCCGACGTCCGCGTCCTCGTCGTCACCGGCGAGGGCCGCGCCTTCAGCGGCGGCGGCGACCTCGGCATGCTCGCCGCCGACGCCGGCATCGGCGAGCCGCACGCCGGCATGGGCGGCCCGCCGCGCGAGTTCTACAACCGCTACCTGTCGGTCGCCTCGCTGCCGATCCCCACCCTGGCGGCGATCAACGGCCACGCGATCGGCGCCGGATTCTGCTTCGCCCTCGCCTGCGACCTCCGCATCGCCTCGTCGAACGCCAAGATGGGCATGACCTTCACCAGGCTCGGCATCCATCCCGGCATGGGCGCGACCTACTTCCTGCCCCGCCTGCTCGGCGCCGCGCGCGCCTGCGACCTGCTGTTCACCGGCCGCATCATCGACGCCGAGGAAGCGGAACAGCTCGGCATCGTCAACCGCGTCGTCTCGCACGAGGCCTTCCCCGCCGCCGTCGAGGCGTACGCCAGCGAGCTCGCCAGCGCGGCGCCGGTCGCGGTGCGGCTGGTGAAGCGCGCCATCTACCGCGGTCTCGAGCACGACCTGGCGTCCGCCGTCGACCTCGAATCCCTGCAGCAGCGCGCGACCTTCCAGACCGAGGACGCGCGGGAAGGCATCCGCGCCGTGATGGAGAAGCGCTCCCCCGTCTTCACCGGCAAGTGA
- the mdh gene encoding malate dehydrogenase yields the protein MARRKIALIGAGAIGGTLAHLSLMKQLGDVVLFDVVEGMPQGKALDLLESGPIEGFDANVVGTNDLKDIEGASVCIVTAGLPRKPGMSRDDLLETNVKVMKSVGAGIKKYAPESFVIVITNPLDAMVTAMKRITGFPKERVVGQAGVLDSARYRTFVAMELNVSVRSVSAIVLGGHGDDMVPVRSLCHVGGVPVDTLIPAGRLEAIEKRVRGAGGEIVNLMKTSAFYSPATAAIRMAEAYLFDKREILPCAALLEGEYGVDGFYVGVPVQIGGRGVEKVIEVALTPAEKKALDESVSHVRELVEASEKFLNA from the coding sequence ATGGCTCGACGGAAGATTGCTCTGATTGGCGCCGGCGCGATCGGCGGCACGCTCGCCCACCTCTCGCTGATGAAGCAGCTCGGCGACGTCGTGCTCTTCGACGTGGTCGAGGGCATGCCGCAGGGCAAGGCGCTCGACCTGCTGGAGTCGGGGCCGATCGAGGGCTTCGACGCCAACGTCGTCGGCACCAACGACCTGAAGGACATCGAGGGCGCCAGCGTGTGCATCGTCACGGCGGGCCTGCCGCGCAAGCCGGGCATGAGCCGCGACGATCTGCTCGAGACCAACGTGAAGGTGATGAAGAGCGTCGGCGCCGGCATCAAGAAGTACGCGCCGGAGTCGTTCGTCATCGTCATCACCAACCCGCTCGACGCCATGGTGACGGCGATGAAGCGCATCACCGGGTTCCCCAAGGAGCGCGTGGTCGGCCAGGCGGGCGTGCTCGACTCGGCGCGCTACCGCACCTTCGTGGCGATGGAGCTCAACGTCTCGGTGCGCAGCGTGTCGGCGATCGTCCTCGGCGGCCACGGCGACGACATGGTGCCGGTGCGCAGCCTCTGTCACGTCGGCGGCGTGCCGGTGGACACGCTGATCCCGGCCGGCCGCCTGGAGGCGATCGAGAAGCGGGTGCGCGGCGCCGGCGGCGAGATCGTCAACCTGATGAAGACCTCGGCCTTCTACTCGCCGGCGACGGCGGCCATCCGGATGGCCGAGGCGTACCTCTTCGACAAGCGGGAGATCCTGCCCTGCGCGGCGCTGCTCGAGGGCGAGTACGGGGTCGACGGCTTCTACGTCGGCGTGCCGGTGCAGATCGGCGGCAGGGGCGTGGAGAAGGTCATCGAGGTCGCGCTGACCCCGGCGGAGAAGAAGGCGCTCGATGAATCGGTCTCGCACGTCCGCGAGCTGGTCGAGGCGTCGGAGAAGTTCCTCAACGCCTGA